A genome region from Setaria italica strain Yugu1 chromosome III, Setaria_italica_v2.0, whole genome shotgun sequence includes the following:
- the LOC101777957 gene encoding protein RCC2 isoform X2 — protein MSASAEPEKDAAAAAAEGDEKAEAKGSGSGWELLYCGGTSFDSMGRKVVGGAQGNLVSPTRLRPLVGVDIRFVGSGCTACHCVALDAEGRCYTWGRNEKGQLGHGDTLLRNLPTVVSQLSKYKIIKASVGRNHTVVVTDDGKSFSFGHNKHGQLGTGSLRNEIESSPVPCIVAEATTAVCGADFTVWLSSVEGSSILTAGLPQYGQLGHGTDNEYNAKDSSVKLTYDPQPRPRAIAALSGKTVVKVACGTNHTVAVDSSGFVYTWGFGGYGRLGHREQKDEWQPRLVEVFQKQNVLPPNAIVSAGSASSACTAGGGQLYMWGKMKNTGDDWMYPKPVMDLSGWNIRCMASGNMHHVVGADDSCISWGVAQNGELGYGPNGQKSSANPKKVDILEGMHVTSVGCGYGLSLIVVDRANIGDRLDKLEIYDGDTSTEEVEVQAAKKASTSTNSRANKRKKTKDDSESEEDDDEDESEDDENGEIEEAKGKRGRKPSNRGRGRGAKKAAPEPKPSGRGRGRPKKTESPAQKAGSSGGRGGKRGGKRGRPRK, from the exons ATGTCGGCCAGCGCCGAGCCTGAGAaggacgccgcggccgcggccgccgagggcGACGAGAAGGCGGAGGCGAAGGGCAGCGGCTCCGGCTGGGAGCTGCTGTACTGCGGCGGGACGAGCTTCGACTCCATGGGCCGGAAGGTGGTGGGCGGGGCGCAGGGCAACCTGGTGTCGCCGACGCGGTTGCGCCCGCTCGTGGGCGTCGACATCCGCTTCGTCGGCTCTGGCTGCA CCGCTTGCCACTGTGTTGCTTTGGATGCTGAAGGCAGATGTTATACATGGGGTCGCAATGAG AAGGGAcagctagggcatggggataCTCTTCTGCGCAACCTGCCAACTGTTGTTTCTCAACTGTCAAA ATACAAAATCATCAAAGCAAGTGTTGGAAGAAATCATACAGTGGTTGTAACTGATGATGGGAAATCCTTCTCTTTCGGCCACAATAAGCACGGGCAGTTAGGGACGGGCTCCTTAAGGAATG AAATTGAGTCATCACCAGTGCCCTGTATCGTTGCCGAAGCAACCACTGCTGTCTGTGGAGCTGATTTTACGGTCTGGTTGTCGTCAGTGGAAGGCTCTTCTATACT TACAGCAGGCCTTCCCCAGTATGGTCAACTTGGGCATGGAACTGATAATGAG TACAATGCTAAAGATTCATCTGTCAAGCTGACGTATGATCCTCAGCCCCGCCCACGGGCAATAGCTGCATTATCTGGGAAAACTGTAGTAAAAGTTGCATGCGGAACTAATCATACAG ttgcagttgaTTCCAGTGGCTTTGTTTACAC CTGGGGTTTTGGTGGATATGGAAG GTTGGGCCACAGAGAACAGAAGGATGAATGGCAACCTCGCCTTGTAGAAGTCTTCCAGAAGCAAAATGTTCTGCCTCCTAATGCTATTGTCTCGGCTGGTTCCGCAAGTTCTGCATGCACAGCTG GTGGTGGGCAGTTGTACATGTGGGGAAAGATGAAGAATACAGGCGATGATTGGATGTATCCAAAGCCTGTAATGGATTTAAG TGGTTGGAACATTCGCTGCATGGCTTCTGGTAACATGCACCACGTTGTGGGTGCTGATGATTCATGCATAAGCTGGGGTGTTGCCCAGAATGGGGAGCTTGGTTATGGGCCTAATGGGCAGAA GTCATCTGCAAATCCCAAAAAGGTTGACATTCTTGAGGGAATGCATGTTACAAG TGTCGGTTGTGGATACGGACTGTCTCTAATTGTTGTGGACAGGGCAAATATTGGTGATCGACTTGATAAG CTGGAGATTTATGATGGTGATACCTCCACTGAAG aggtggaggtgcaAGCAGCCAAGAAGGCGTCTACCAGCACCAATTCCCGTGCCAACAAGCGCAAGAAAACCAAGGATGATTCTGAATctgaagaggatgatgatgaggatgaaagTGAAGATGATGAGAATGGGGAAATAGAAGAGGCCAAGGGCAAGCGTGGCCGCAAACCCTCTAATAGGGGGAGAGGTAGGGGAGCCAAAAAGGCAGCCCCCGAGCCAAAGCCATCTGGAAGGGGCAGAGGCCGCCCTAAGAAAACTGAGAGTCCTGCTCAGAAAGCTGGAAGCTCAGGCGGCCGTGGTGGAAAGAGAGGAGGAAAAAGAGGAAGACCCCGGAAGTGA
- the LOC101777957 gene encoding protein RCC2 isoform X1: MSASAEPEKDAAAAAAEGDEKAEAKGSGSGWELLYCGGTSFDSMGRKVVGGAQGNLVSPTRLRPLVGVDIRFVGSGCTACHCVALDAEGRCYTWGRNEKGQLGHGDTLLRNLPTVVSQLSKYKIIKASVGRNHTVVVTDDGKSFSFGHNKHGQLGTGSLRNEIESSPVPCIVAEATTAVCGADFTVWLSSVEGSSILTAGLPQYGQLGHGTDNEYNAKDSSVKLTYDPQPRPRAIAALSGKTVVKVACGTNHTVAVDSSGFVYTWGFGGYGRLGHREQKDEWQPRLVEVFQKQNVLPPNAIVSAGSASSACTAGGGQLYMWGKMKNTGDDWMYPKPVMDLSGWNIRCMASGNMHHVVGADDSCISWGVAQNGELGYGPNGQKSSANPKKVDILEGMHVTSVGCGYGLSLIVVDRANIGDRLDKLEIYDGDTSTEVEVEVQAAKKASTSTNSRANKRKKTKDDSESEEDDDEDESEDDENGEIEEAKGKRGRKPSNRGRGRGAKKAAPEPKPSGRGRGRPKKTESPAQKAGSSGGRGGKRGGKRGRPRK, from the exons ATGTCGGCCAGCGCCGAGCCTGAGAaggacgccgcggccgcggccgccgagggcGACGAGAAGGCGGAGGCGAAGGGCAGCGGCTCCGGCTGGGAGCTGCTGTACTGCGGCGGGACGAGCTTCGACTCCATGGGCCGGAAGGTGGTGGGCGGGGCGCAGGGCAACCTGGTGTCGCCGACGCGGTTGCGCCCGCTCGTGGGCGTCGACATCCGCTTCGTCGGCTCTGGCTGCA CCGCTTGCCACTGTGTTGCTTTGGATGCTGAAGGCAGATGTTATACATGGGGTCGCAATGAG AAGGGAcagctagggcatggggataCTCTTCTGCGCAACCTGCCAACTGTTGTTTCTCAACTGTCAAA ATACAAAATCATCAAAGCAAGTGTTGGAAGAAATCATACAGTGGTTGTAACTGATGATGGGAAATCCTTCTCTTTCGGCCACAATAAGCACGGGCAGTTAGGGACGGGCTCCTTAAGGAATG AAATTGAGTCATCACCAGTGCCCTGTATCGTTGCCGAAGCAACCACTGCTGTCTGTGGAGCTGATTTTACGGTCTGGTTGTCGTCAGTGGAAGGCTCTTCTATACT TACAGCAGGCCTTCCCCAGTATGGTCAACTTGGGCATGGAACTGATAATGAG TACAATGCTAAAGATTCATCTGTCAAGCTGACGTATGATCCTCAGCCCCGCCCACGGGCAATAGCTGCATTATCTGGGAAAACTGTAGTAAAAGTTGCATGCGGAACTAATCATACAG ttgcagttgaTTCCAGTGGCTTTGTTTACAC CTGGGGTTTTGGTGGATATGGAAG GTTGGGCCACAGAGAACAGAAGGATGAATGGCAACCTCGCCTTGTAGAAGTCTTCCAGAAGCAAAATGTTCTGCCTCCTAATGCTATTGTCTCGGCTGGTTCCGCAAGTTCTGCATGCACAGCTG GTGGTGGGCAGTTGTACATGTGGGGAAAGATGAAGAATACAGGCGATGATTGGATGTATCCAAAGCCTGTAATGGATTTAAG TGGTTGGAACATTCGCTGCATGGCTTCTGGTAACATGCACCACGTTGTGGGTGCTGATGATTCATGCATAAGCTGGGGTGTTGCCCAGAATGGGGAGCTTGGTTATGGGCCTAATGGGCAGAA GTCATCTGCAAATCCCAAAAAGGTTGACATTCTTGAGGGAATGCATGTTACAAG TGTCGGTTGTGGATACGGACTGTCTCTAATTGTTGTGGACAGGGCAAATATTGGTGATCGACTTGATAAG CTGGAGATTTATGATGGTGATACCTCCACTGAAG tagaggtggaggtgcaAGCAGCCAAGAAGGCGTCTACCAGCACCAATTCCCGTGCCAACAAGCGCAAGAAAACCAAGGATGATTCTGAATctgaagaggatgatgatgaggatgaaagTGAAGATGATGAGAATGGGGAAATAGAAGAGGCCAAGGGCAAGCGTGGCCGCAAACCCTCTAATAGGGGGAGAGGTAGGGGAGCCAAAAAGGCAGCCCCCGAGCCAAAGCCATCTGGAAGGGGCAGAGGCCGCCCTAAGAAAACTGAGAGTCCTGCTCAGAAAGCTGGAAGCTCAGGCGGCCGTGGTGGAAAGAGAGGAGGAAAAAGAGGAAGACCCCGGAAGTGA
- the LOC101778350 gene encoding protein IQ-DOMAIN 32, translated as MARSKNGCLKILVCAGSGSDPSAGSDADADEHPDENKAISDKSRWSFRRRSTRHRVLKNSDISEPETLSSSKAKAEITPSNNVYTSTYSYASEKPLHQDKPDEKILHEEKSEEKPLYQEMSDEKLMDKPIEKPVDKLMEEPADQINEKSIEQPAEETTETPTEESVEKITDAPTEVPAEKISEAASEDPAERIVENSIEETPEREVEELIEKPTESISVSSTVPKQEETTSLVEGSSADPEEDHMESAAAALQPGCGTDFARQELLNQKDLVKLQAVIRGRLVRKQASESLHCLLAIVKIQGLIRARQAQQSGGKVQETIVHSSGERLLRNGFALKLMDSMPTPKSVHIKCDPSESDITWKWMERWTSLIPPISGENLPEHRENGELMGENVKEDAQHDDEVVPLDSDLSFPKLVPDDVKETLGTSDSSALEAPASIPDESSEVEIKRDPEPELIENIDRDAEQVTDQKTENPVDEFLMSSDQQSSQADASSEPIPLPEKTESPNDDSGDAYSSEKTLEMEGKRSVGRKLCNPAFAAAQLKFEELSTNSTISRSSSSSYLDGASKSRVHTPRPEEDYSSKQDNDMGLPESSVAHDAKMIIAASECGTEISISSTLDSPDRSEGDGGEIVLEIGAMENRNYVPDKANKDDSIVHSEVKNAHEVEAQPQEEEQQNGHVSDPEVEAQAQEELIQELHVEPENSDLHDHLEKPVESYATPEGTPMSRATVPESHGTPSSEVSVNTKKSRSKKPKSHASKRSLASPSSDSVGRSSTDNFSKESRRAKRENSSKAAKSDHVDQEPRISNSNPLPSYMQFTESARAKASASASPKMSPDVQDSNPRKRHSLPMTNGKHDSSPRMQRSSSQAQQNVKSNSAVPHNSSDKRWHI; from the exons ATGGCGCGGTCCAAGAACGGCTGCCTCAAGATCCTCGTCTGCGCCGGCTCCGGATCCGACCCGTCCGCCGgctccgacgccgacgccgacgaacACCCCGACGAG AACAAGGCCATATCAGATAAAAGCAGATGGAGCTTTCGTAGGAGGTCTACAAGGCATCGAGTTCTGAAGAACTCGGATATCTCAGAACCTGAAACTCTTAGTTCGAGCAAAGCAAAGGCTGAAATTACACCAAGCAACAATGTTTATACTTCAACATACTCTTATGCCTCGGAGAAGCCTCTGCATCAAGACAAGCCAGATGAGAAGATTCTACATGAAGAAAAATCAGAGGAGAAGCCTCTGTATCAAGAGATGTCTGATGAAAAGCTGATGGATAAGCCAATTGAAAAGCCTGTTGACAAACTTATGGAAGAACCAGCTGACCAGATAAATGAAAAGTCAATTGAACAGCCTGCTGAGGAGACAACTGAAACACCAACTGAAGAGTCAGTCGAAAAAATTACTGACGCACCAACTGAAGTGCCAGCTGAAAAAATAAGTGAGGCAGCATCTGAAGATCCAGCTGAAAGGATAGTGGAAAATTCAATCGAAGAGACACCCGAAAGGGAAGTTGAGGAACTGATTGAAAAGCCAACTGAAAGTATTTCTGTCTCATCAACTGTGCCGAAGCAGGAGGAAACCACCTCACTTGTTGAAGGAAGCAGTGCAGACCCTGAGGAGGATCACATGGAGTCTGCAGCTGCTGCTCTTCAGCCTGGCTGTGGGACAGACTTT GCAAGGCAAGAACTATTGAATCAGAAGGATCTGGTGAAACTGCAAGCTGTTATACGTGGACGCCTAGTTAGAAAGCAGGCTTCAGAATCTTTGCATTGCTTGCTTGCAATTGTTAAAATTCAAGGATTAATAAGGGCTCGTCAAGCACAGCAATCAGGAGGAAAGGTTCAG GAGACTATTGTGCATTCTTCAGGTGAGAGATTGCTTCGCAATGGATTTGCTCTCAAG CTCATGGACAGCATGCCGACTCCAAAATCCGTTCACATAAAATGTGATCCATCAGAATCTGATATCACATGGAAATGGATGGAGAGGTGGACATCCTTAATTCCGCCAATCAGTGGGGAGAACTTGCCAGAGCACAGAGAAAATGGTGAGTTGATGGGTGAGAATGTGAAAGAAGATGCTCAGCATGATGATGAGGTTGTTCCTTTGGATTCGGATCTATCTTTCCCCAAGTTGGTGCCTGATGATGTGAAAGAGACACTAGGGACATCTGATTCTAGTGCCTTGGAGGCTCCTGCAAGTATCCCAGATGAAAGCTCTGAGGTGGAAATCAAACGTGACCCTGAACCTGAGTTGATTGAAAATATTGATAGAGATGCTGAACAAGTGACTGACCAAAAGACTGAAAATCCTGTGGACGAGTTTTTGATGTCCTCAGATCAACAATCTTCCCAAGCTGATGCATCAAGTGAACCCATCCCTCTTCCTGAAAAAACTGAATCACCCAATGACGACAGTGGTGATGCATATAGTTCTGAGAAGACACTGGAGATGGAAGGTAAAAGGTCTGTGGGGAGAAAGTTGTGCAATCCAGCTTTTGCTGCTGCACAGTTGAAATTTGAAGAGCTGAGCACAAATTCGACAATCAGCAGGTCCAGCAGCTCATCATATCTGGATGGGGCAAGCAAGTCAAGGGTGCATACTCCTCGTCCAGAAGAAGATTACTCGTCAAAGCAAGATAATGACATGGGCCTACCAGAAAGCTCGGTTGCTCATGATGCTAAAATGATAATTGCTGCTTCAGAATGTGGAACTGAAATTTCAATTTCCTCTACACTGGACTCACCAGATAGATCAGAAGGTGATGGCGGGGAGATTGTATTGGAGATTGGAGCTATGGAAAATAGAAACTATGTTCCCGACAAAGCTAATAAGGATGACAGTATTGTGCATTCCGAAGTGAAAAATGCTCATGAAGTAGAAGCTCAGCCGCAAGAGGAGGAACAACAGAATGGCCATGTCTCTGACCCTGAAGTAGAAGCCCAGGCACAAGAGGAGCTTATTCAGGAACTACATGTTGAGCCAGAAAATTCAGATTTGCATGACCATTTGGAAAAACCTGTAGAATCTTATGCCACACCTGAAGGAACTCCTATGAGCCGAGCCACTGTTCCAGAATCTCACGGAACACCATCAAGTGAGGTCTCTGTTAATACCAAAAAGAGCAGGAGCAAAAAGCCCAAGTCCCATGCAAGCAAGAGGTCACTGGCTAGTCCAAGCAGTGATTCAGTAGGACGGAGCAGCACCGATAATTTCTCAAAGGAATCAAGGCGTGCCAAGAGAGAAAACTCAAGCAAGGCTGCTAAGTCCGACCACGTTGACCAAGAACCTCGTATCAGCAACAGCAACCCGTTGCCTAGCTACATGCAGTTTACAGAATCTGCAAGAGCAAAGGCATCTGCTAGCGCATCCCCGAAGATGAGCCCAGATGTGCAGGACAGCAACCCTAGAAAAAGGCATTCTTTGCCCATGACAAATGGCAAGCACGATTCATCTCCCCGCATGCAACGGTCATCGTCGCAGGCCCAGCAAAACGTGAAAAGCAACAGTGCTGTTCCTCACAACTCATCTG ACAAGAGGTGGCATATCTGA
- the LOC101778751 gene encoding zinc finger CCCH domain-containing protein 30: protein MMGSRRPRRVSWATGANLCKVRLFLSEDSPSQAGLRPQDNLQAKGSWLMHAAGPSSDDSLPPGFESLQPTNDHKIDISQIPLIRWRCPPQILYNPDWLVVAGEESVEAALQNERIFGALEAIYPRSSNIPPNPFVSPDVKDSYFDDSRTQLVPLIPVEEDDVSDQLEEPPAGPPNSYHQSDKYDSAIVRVPQGSDAPFTTAQQHPNGSINTASAAGISTDPDAVAAAIMQSNQMGNMIDQDLLIKILSDPAQLERLMKEYGTLKHEQPTNSPVPAPMLRGPPPQMTASIPVPFPDHVTTFHNINPTLPPPPPVMNRLPPAIPSVGMNPPASSSQAVNFSNIPGRGINYYKTLIHQHGGERQEPLQQHGMQFAMHHHSVPSQTSTIDVVSNGSMPGREKQRPTKPCAYFNSARGCRNGANCTFLHDVSAARKEQPKGSKRIKLDSRIAGRY from the exons ATGATGGGGTCCAGGCGGCCCAGGCGCGTTTCGTGGGCCACCGGGGCCAATCTCTGCAAG GTAAGGCTTTTTCTCTCAGAGGATTCCCCTTCTCAAGCTGGATTAAGACCGCAAGATAATCTGCAAGCAAAAGGCTCATGGTTAATGCATGCAGCTGGCCCAAGCTCGGATGATTCACTGCCTCCGGGCTTTGAATCATTGCAGCCAACCAACGATCACAAAATTGACATATCTCAAATCCCTCTTATTAGGTGGAGATGCCCACCACAG ATATTGTACAATCCTGACTGGCTTGTTGTCGCTGGAGAAGAAAGTGTTGAGGCTGCCTTACAGAATGAGAGAATATTTGGAGCCCTTGAGGCTATATATCCACGGTCATCAAACATTCCTCCGAA CCCATTTGTCTCTCCTGATGTGAAAGACTCCTATTTTGATGATTCTCGGACCCAATTGGTTCCGTTGATCCCTGTTGAAGAGGATGATGTTTCTGATCAGTTGGAAGAACCACCAGCTGGTCCACCAAACAGTTACCATCAGTCAGATAAGTATGACTCTGCAATAGTCAGGGTCCCACAAGGCTCAGATGCCCCATTTACCACTGCACAGCAGCACCCCAATGGTTCCATCAACACAGCAAGTGCTGCTGGTATCTCCACTGATCCTGATGCAGTGGCTGCCGCAATAATGCAAAGCAATCAAATGGGAAATATGATTGACCAAGATCTACTCATCAAAATACTAAGTGACCCTGCCCAACTTGAGAGGCTAATGAAAGAATATGGCACACTTAAACATGAACAACCAACCAACAGTCCTGTTCCTGCCCCGATGCTACGAGGCCCACCGCCCCAAATGACAGCTAGCATTCCAGTCCCTTTCCCAGATCATGTGACAACATTTCATAACATAAACCCTACgctgccacctccaccacctgtGATGAATCGGCTGCCTCCAGCTATTCCTTCAGTTGGCATGAATCCTCCAGCAAGTTCGAGTCAAGCAGTGAACTTCTCAAATATTCCAGGTAGGGGTATCAACTATTACAAGACACTGATCCATCAGCATGGAGGGGAGAGGCAGGAACCACTTCAGCAGCATGGGATGCAGTTTGCAATGCATCACCATTCTGTTCCTTCGCAGACTAGCACCATTGATGTGGTTAGCAATGGTTCTATGCCAGGTAGGGAGAAGCAAAGGCCTACGAAGCCCTGTGCTTACTTCAACAGCGCCAGGGGGTGTCGCAATGGTGCAAACTGCACGTTTCTGCACGATGTGTCAGCCGCGAGGAAAGAGCAGCCAAAGGGATCGAAAAGGATAAAGCTAGACAGCAGAATAGCCGGCCGGTATTGA
- the LOC101779434 gene encoding PHD finger-like domain-containing protein 5B encodes MAKHHPDLIMCRKQPGIAIGRLCEKCDGKCVICDSYVRPCTLVRVCDECNYGSFQGRCVICGGVGISDAYYCKECTQQEKDRDGCPKIVNLGSAKTDLFYERKKYGFKKR; translated from the coding sequence ATGGCGAAGCATCATCCTGATCTCATCATGTGCCGGAAGCAGCCCGGCATTGCGATCGGTCGCCTCTGTGAGAAATGCGATGGCAAGTGTGTCATCTGCGACTCATACGTGCGTCCATGCACGCTTGTCCGGGTGTGCGACGAGTGCAACTATGGCTCATTCCAGGGAAGGTGTGTGATCTGTGGAGGAGTCGGCATCTCAGACGCCTACTACTGCAAGGAGTGTACCCAGCAGGAGAAGGACCGGGATGGTTGTCCGAAGATTGTCAATCTTGGAAGCGCAAAGACTGATCTCTTTTATGAGCGCAAGAAGTATGGTTTTAAGAAGAGATGA
- the LOC101779825 gene encoding U11/U12 small nuclear ribonucleoprotein 25 kDa protein, producing the protein MDSGSGKPEEVAAYQSSEAKQARLQSMLAALLDDPILADVPRKPSLADVDTLINLELGSAMRVTVVKLDNTSFDIALSNAATVKDLKLAIRKKINEIEQEQMGHRHISWKHVWDNYCLTHHNEKMIDDSSTLSSHDVRNNSKVCFSPHIMSRVHRKHSRRRKHRFFHGLNKKL; encoded by the exons ATGGATTCGGGCTCCGGGAAGCCCGAAGAGGTGGCCGCCTACCAGAGCAGCGAGGCCAAGCAGGCGAGGTTGCAGtccatgctcgccgcgctcctcgacgaCCCTATACTCGCGGACGTCCCTAGGAAGCCCTCTCTCGCCGACGTCGACACGCTGATTAACCTCGAGCTCGGCAGCGCCATGAGGGTGACCGTTGTCAAGTTGGACAACACCTCCTTCG ATATCGCATTGTCGAATGCTGCCACGGTCAAGGATCTGAAGTTGGCTATCAGGAAGAAGATCAATGAGATAGAACAAGAGCAGATGGGGCATCGTCATATCTCATG GAAGCATGTATGGGATAACTACTGCTTGACACATCATAATGAGAAGATGATAGATGACAGTTCTACACTTTCTTCTCACGATGTCCGTAATAACTCTAAG GTCTGTTTCTCGCCACATATCATGTCCAGAGTGCATCGGAAGCACTCTAGAAGAAGAAAACACCGCTTCTTCCATGGACTTAACAAGAAATTGTGA
- the LOC101780234 gene encoding WUSCHEL-related homeobox 1B: protein MAANVGGKSVVGGGAGAGGTTGGGAAACRASGSRWTPTPEQIRILKELYYGCGIRSPNSEQIQRITAMLRQHGKIEGKNVFYWFQNHKARERQKRRLTNLDVNVPAAAAADVGHLGVLSLSSPSGAAPPSSPLGLYPGNGGASALQLDTSSDWGSTTAVATETCFLQDYMGVMRSTAGHHDSSAGGAAASPWACFSSPDSWAAAPAMTRAPETLPLFPTGDNVQPPRPRRGAPAGDAIRGGGGGSGYLPTLPFWGAAATAATATTTTTSVTIQQQHHQLLQLQDQYSFYTTNSQPPSSHDASSAATASLELSLSSWCSPYPAGTM, encoded by the exons ATGGCGGCCAATGTGGGCGGAAAGAGTGttgtcggcggcggtgctggggcGGGAGGCactaccggcggcggcgcggcggcgtgccgcGCCAGCGGGTCGCGGTGGACGCCGACGCCGGAGCAGATCAGGATCCTCAAGGAGCTCTACTACGGGTGCGGCATCCGGTCGCCCAACTCGGAGCAGATCCAGCGCATCACCGCCATGCTGCGCCAGCACGGCAAGATCGAGGGCAAGAACGTCTTCTACTGGTTCCAGAACCACAAGGCCCGCGAGCGCCAGAAGCGCCGCCTCACCAACCTCGACGTCAACgtccccgctgccgccgcggccgacgtcGGCCACCTCGGCGTGCTCTCGCTCTCGTCGCCTTCAG GCGcggcgcctccctcctccccgttGGGCTTGTACCCCGGCAATGGCGGCGCGTCGGCGTTGCAGCTGGACACGAGCTCCGATTGGGGCAGCACCACCGCCGTGGCCACCGAGACATGCTTCCTGCAG GACTACATGGGCGTGATGAGGAgcaccgccggccaccacgacagcagcgccggcggcgccgcggcctcgCCGTGGGCATGTTTCTCGTCGCCGGACTCgtgggcggcggcaccggcgatGACGCGGGCGCCCGAGACGCTCCCTCTCTTCCCGACTGGCGACAACGTCCagcccccgcggccgcggcgcggagcACCAGCAGGCGACGccatccgcggcggcggcggcggtagcggcTACCTCCCCACCCTGCCGTTCTGGGGTGCCGCTGCCAcggctgccaccgccaccaccaccaccacttccGTTACGATCCAGCAGCAACACCaccagctgctgcagctgcaagaCCAGTACAGCTTTTACACCACCAACAGCCAGCCGCCCAGCAGCCATGACGCATCATCAGCGGCTACTGCATCCCTGGAGCTGAGCCTGAGCTCCTGGTGCTCCCCTTACCCTGCAGGGACCATGTGA